The DNA sequence TGCATGTATATTAAAAGTTAAAACATGCCCACTACCATTTGCAGAGAACCTTCCCCCTCAGTTCCACTTAAGGGCTAGAACATGTAGTGAATGAAAAAAGATTTTACAGAATGGTTGATGACGATGATACACACTTTTTTGAAGTGTCGTTACTTTACACTTTGAGTACACATTATACTGtatactactccctccgtccgTAAAAATATTTGTTATTTGTGTTGAACATGTTTGGAGGGAATAGTACCATATATCCTACTAGATGTTTTTGTTGTTATGCAGGATAGCAATGCTGCATATTACAAAATTAATTCCAAAATTGTTAAGAATATCTAAATTTCGGATATTTTCTAGTTTATGTATGTATACACGTTACTGTTCTTCATTTTTAGAATACACATCGAAGGGATAACGATAATTAACTAAGATCTCGGTATTTGAGAAccattttgaaaataattttagaaatctAGCACATTTAGCGTGAATAAATTTATGTTTATATTTTTGATaccattttatttttatattaaaacaCCGAACTGTAAAATTTACTTAAAAATCGCAACTAATGCATCATATCCGATGTTCATATGATGGCAGTGAACCAATTATGATGGCAGTGAACCAATCAAGCTGATGCTTTCTCTTTTACATCCGTGCATTAGTCAATTGAATTTATCAACACGACTTATTAGCTATATCAAGACAATTGACTCGATTTATTCCTCGTCCCTATGGTTGCTAGCTACTCATCATCTGCACTTTCGACTCAAAAAAGAAGACTGTTTGTAAATTGATCTAAATAGATTATGCCATTATATCAACTCTGATTATTCTGTAGGCCCAGTTACGCACTTATCGCGCGATGTTATTAAGCACAAGAAGACGCGTTTGTTTCACAAATCTTGTTTGCAGCAATTCGTATGATATACATGATGCGCTTTTCAGAAGATAACAATTAATTATAAACATATCAGTAACAAGAGTTTGTAGATTCATATGTTTATATAATTTGAAATTGTGATTAATATCCATGCATGTTCCAGCAAGCAAAACCTCTTAGCTGATTATCAAAAGCTGGTAATGATGGTAATGACAGGTACATAAGAACTTATCGGAATAATACATCTTGCAAACTAAGAAAAACTAAAGAGACTGGACACATGTTATGAAGTCTTACATTTTATCATGGAAATTTAGTACCATGTTTTTCAGAATCAGAAGCCTGAAATACCATACAAACGTTACTTGCTTCTCGTACATATATAGATAAGATGACAATCAGATGATTAACTCGGAATAAGAATTAGTGTTAAGGTCACTGCAAATTCTAGCTAGGCCTTCTCAGCACGACGTATAAATAAAGATTCAAAGTCTGGTGGAGCTGCAAAGAATTCTCTAACAGCACCATAATAACATCTAGGTTTAGTCTTTCGCTTCATTGGAGCTAGTGGACAAATTTTACTTAAAACTCTTGATTCCTCGGATTTAGGAGTTGTACTTCTCAaactttcttcttcttctccttcctCTTCATGTTTCTTGATTTCTTGTCTCGTAAATATTGGCTTTAAAGGAGTACGCGATGTGATTCCGGTTAATGCCACTAGTTTCTTGGCTTCGGATTCAGTGATCACCCCTTCATCCTTCTTGGAGCAACCCATGTTAACTTTAAATATAGttataaatatttatagatgCAAGATCAAAGGCGAGTTCGATAGCAAGTGTACGTTTATAGTAAATATGGACAAAATATTAGTGGTTTTTTAGAAGTAGAGAAATGGGAAGAATCTAGAGGAAAATgcaaactctgaagagaaagtGAAGGGTGGGGAAAAGGGTAATGGATTTCTTTAATTTTGTAGAACTTTTGTTCTTTTTTatcttttgttttctttgagatgAGCTTTGGAGGTGAGTGGAAATGAGAGAAAAAGAATAGGACACTTTAAGTTGAGGAAGAAAATTGATCATATATatgaatgagagagagagagggggagagagagagagagttgaaAGGAGAAAGTAAAAAAGAACCCGAGGAATACGTGAGGCAAGGAAAGGCTAGAAGGGAGAGAGGGCAGAGGTAGAAGAGAAAAGAAAGGATGAAATTGCCCGTGAAAGTTGCTGACCGCGGTCAGTCAGTGAAAAGGATAATTTAAATTGACTTTAATTTTGGTGCCTCTTTTTTCAGCTAAGACTAgaatatattcttattcttcaaGAAGTGTCTCTGGCTTTACACCAAACATATTTATGTTATGTTTCACCCAACATTTATTTTTAAGacatttttaaaacaaaattatgGTTTGAGTTAATTTCAAAACTTTCAGAAGAATGAAAATTGGTTTCGTATATCATAAACTATTGTCCAATTTTAGGCATATATTGAATAAATGGCAATGTTTAGGCTGAACATTTTTATGATGGCAAGAAGGATTTCTTCTCTAGTCAGTACTTCAGTTGGTGATAGTTGTGCATAAGTGTTTTTTGCTTGAAGATTAAGTTGTTTTTTAAACTCTATTGCCAATAAATTAACATCTAGATGACGTTTTTAAATAATATAGTGATCGTCTATTTTCATAAAAACTTGCTACTCTTACTTGGCCAGTTGGGTTGATCAAATGTTCATCCCGTGTTGAGATATTATTGCTTTTTTTCCTGATTGACATCAAATTATAATGATATTAAGGATCATTTTTTTCTTCATCTCTCTGTAATTTGTGTTTACAAAATTGTATAGAATAATATGGAATAGATTGAGATGTTTTGGGTAGGTTAAGGACCTATAGTGATTGAGTTTTAGTTctttatatataaacaagaagaCAACATTGAGTTCATACAAAACATTATCAATGCTTCACGAGATGAGAGTTGATGATAATAAAAGATACACATATATTTCACTTTGTCTTAGTTGTTCATAAGGTGAAAGGAAAACAGACATGTTTGCTTGTACAACCAATATATTCCAACAGCTGAAGAGATCTATACATACAAATAAGTATAAGAATTTTAGAAGCATCATTGTTTACATCCTTGAATAGCCTCTGTTGTCTTCATATTGCTCCATGAACTCATCATTGAACTTCTTGAAACTGGACATAATAGCAGGCATGTCCTCTTCAGCGGGCAAGATGGTTGTCCTCAGATGAAACACCCTGTGTGTATTATTTTCCAGAAACAAAAAACATTAGAGATTACCTAGGATACAAATTTAATTATAATCTGTTCAGTAAAATAAAGATACTTGAAATTTTAGTCAAATTTCGAATTTTTGTGTTAAATAGAAATGTGCCGTGTCAAAGTTATCAGCTGCCGGAAAAGACAGAGGTTATCAAGTAAACATTCTTAGTTGAACGAGGACTAGTAATTACCCATCCTTTTGTCCAAATCCTGAGCCTGGGACTGTGGAGATACCGGTGGCCTCTAACAACTTGAGACAGTAGAAAACATCGGGAACTTTGCCAGCTTTTTGTGCAGTCTCGATTGCTTTTGGAGGTAAACGTACTTGTGGGAAGGAATACATGGCACCTAAAACCATTTCCACCATAAATGACCATACCTTTAGGATAAACAAGACAAGTTAAATGAGGTTTTAAATTAGCACATACCTTCAGTGAAATTGCATACTACATTTCTGCAGCTGTTAAATCCATCGGTCATTATTTGTGCTCTCTTCCTCAATGAACCAAGAATGCCTTTGCTGCATCATGTACAAAGGAAACTGTTGCTCAGAACAGAACAAAGAATGATTTCTGGAGATCAGAATGGATTCAATTGAAATAATTGCGTACATAGGTAATCAAGAAGAGGAGGCAGATTTAAAACTACTACAACTCAATCACAAACTTGCAGATGTCAAAGACATTCGGCATTTATAACGAATTTAGAGTTTAAATTGGAATTAGGATTTTTAAATCCCCCTTTCTTGCGATATGAATCATGGATACATTTGAAATCAACAATTTTTACCTTTCTCTGATAAACTGATCATATGAGATGTCTCCAGGTTTAGGAGGGTTAACCATCACACCCATCTGTAGATAGTAGCAGGATTATTATTTGTAATCATCTTAATGTTATTAGTAAGAATATACAACTTGAATTAACTTACGAATATCTGGCCAGGGACGTTGGGACTGAGCGATATTGATGCAACCTTGTAAATTTCATCAACCGTCTGCAGACAAAATATTACATTAAAACATTGTAGAATGACAGTGTATTTATTCTTCAACTATCAGTAAGATGGACATCACAAAAGTATCAATTTGCTATGGATTTTACTGAAAAAGAGAATAAAGCTAAATAAATGAAGAACTGCAATGAGTTTATACAACGTATAACATAATGCGACCTGTGGAGGAATGTTAGTCATCTCAAAGTACCCTCCTCGTTGTCCACATTCACCCCAGTAGCCTTTGGACACAGTATGGAAGGAAACAAGTTGGACCTGCTTGCTTATTGGTTGGCCCATGTCCATCAAAACCTTCAGTTTTAGATGAGCAAAGGATCAGTTGGTTTTGAGAAGATGTAATATCTGGAGGTTGCCCATTTAACCGGATCAGAATATTTACCTTTCTTGAACTAATAAATGGACGTTCATCTTGGTAAACGTTCTGTTGATAAACTTCATCCCCAAGCAGGACAAGTTTCTCTTGGTTACAGAACCTCAATATTTCTTGCAGATTGGCTACACTAAGACACTGTCCAGTAGGATTTCCAGGGTTTATAATCACCATAGCGCGAACCTAATCATGTAAAATTTACAAATTAGTAAGCAGGTAAAAATAATCAGCAAAAGAAGATAATCAAGGCATTAGCTAAGAACCGCACAGCGAATGCAATATGCCTAATCAAATTAAGTATGTAAAAACCATGCAATTAAACTAAAGTAGACCATTTCACAGACTGAATACTactaaaggaaaaacaaaaataTAGAGACAACTTTGATGATATATGCCATGTGTTCTTTGCAAGTGAAGTCCTGTACCTTCAATAAGGTTTTGAGGTTTCAGAAGTATTTTTTAAGCATATTGACAAATAGTCAAACAAATCAAAAGGATAGACAATGGTCTTTGTATGTTTTTAAATTTCTGGGTTTGACTTAATGTCATAAAACATGTCCTCCATCTTTGTCACCTCAAGCACAGAGATTCTAAATTAGGACACCCTTACAGTTATTCCTCTAGCACGAGATTCTGCTACAGACTCGCGAAGGTTTTGGATATCAAGACCCCAGTTAGCTGTCTCTTCCAGGTAATATGGAACAAGAGAACCACCAAATAAAGTAATGGCAGCTGAATATAGAGGATACTGCGGAACAGGAACTAAAATCTGCAAAGAGAGGAAATTTAAATTATTATGGCCTGTTCAAAGAGCTTAGTAGGCATTACTTATAAAGAAATATATGTGTATGAACACACACTTTGAGCAAGAGATTTTTACTGAGGGGCAAGAAGGAGTAACGAGAAGAATTCACTCTTCCATTGTAACAGTGTTAACATAtgtttttgaaaattctaaaagaACAGATCTGGTGCCAGAAAAATATATGTCTACATAGTGCTTCTAAAGAGCTATTTACCCCGTCTCCTTGACCTCGGATTATAGTCTGCAAGATCTGCATTACTCCTTTGCTGGCACCATCCGTGAGAAATATAAGTTCTGGATCACTGTAATTGATGCCATATAAAGGTTGTAACTTTAGAAGAAATTGAAGTCTAGATATAAGACCTAAACTCACAGTCACTTTCAACTGTCATTCTTAGTAAATGTAACAGAAATCACTGTCACCTTGGATATCCATCACGCTTCTCAATGAATTCCGCCACTTCTTTCCGTATTCCCGGAAGACCGCGTGAGTCACTGTATGCACCTATTTTGTACATTAACAAAGATAAGCTTATCAATGGTCAATAAGGCCGGCACCTTCTTAAACATATACAAGGGAAATACCGTAAAAATACTAAAGCATGCCAAAACAGAAGAAGAGAATATTCTTCAAAATGTTTATCTGAAAAATACTGGAGCTACATGATGTGGACTACATATACTACTATACACTAGCCAGCATCATGAGCTCTGCTAAGTAGATATAATAACTTGTCATAATAGATGAAACTAATCACAATAAGAACTGAAGCCAATTTAAAGGAGGATACCTAGACCACCAGAGGTGAGTCCTAAATAATGTTTGGCTCTTGCAATGGTATCAGCAGGGAATACAAGTCCAACATTAGGATCATCAAGTAGAAATGGTGCTTGACACAGAGCAACAACCTGCAATAAGTACCTTTCTAAACTCAATATAAATACAGATATTACCACTTACTACAAATTGACTGAGAAAGTAATTTTTAGATGTAATAAAATAAACAGTGCAAAACCTGGCGAGGAAAAGTAAGAGGCTTTTGTCCAAGGGCATGAGGATTCCCCACATTTGTAAAGATAATCTGCATCAGAACCATCAAACTACAGGTTATACATCTCATGTTTTATCTAAAATATATGCATGTTGCATGCAATATGTAACCATATATTGCTAATGAAGAAACTATTTAAATCACATTAATCGTGATATATTATCATCAGAAGGCTAATAAAAAACCATTACGATCTTTCAAGATAAAAGATGAATGCAGAGTTCACTACAGATACATTTTTTTAATCCTTTTTTCCGGTTGTTTTATATTGTGCTGATGATATTGTTCAATAACTTGAGATGGTAATATTATCCATAGGAATGATGTAAGCCATAAACTCTCTCCAAGCATGAGATGCAAGCCAGAGATTACTTTTGACGACTTGGTGAAGCAACTCATGTGTCCATAGCTTTTAACCGACAGTGTCAAATCTTACAATTGAATCTGATTACACTAAGTAAATATAAAAGTGGAGAAGAGTATAGGTTAAAGGATGGTAGTAAGCCAAATTTGGATGCAACTGAAGGAAGGTTTACATAGAAGTGGGTAACACTAAGATCTATCATTACCAGAGAGCATACAGGTTAAAACAACAGAGCATACTGATAGTAGAGAGCTATATTGCAATTTATACATGAAGGATAAATTGATATAAGAAGATAATTTATAGAGCTATGTTGCAGTTCATACGTGAGGGATGAATTGAATAGTTGAATCTCAGCAGCGCTATGAAGATAAGTTGTAAGGCATATGTACCATCTCTGAATTTAGTGGTCTAGATAACCTTACACAGAATACTTACACATGTCCAAAACCAACAAGACATACCTTTTTTCCTTCATTCTGAAGCTCGGAAGCTCGAAGATACAGCTCACCTCTAACAGCATACTGAGCCTTTTTCACATTTTCATTGATGGTCTCATAATCCAAAGCTGCCATGATGGAATGTATAAATTTCTATCTAGCACCTGAATTGAGAAATTAACTCAGTACATGCATCGAATTCTTGTGACCAATTGACCATATATATGCACTTGATCAATTCAGAGCTGCATTTTTAAACACTAAATAGCCAAACTAAAGATCCAAATTGCATAATAGAAAACATATGCATATACTAAACATCAAATAAGTTAGGAAGTCAAGTTCACTGAATCATGGTTAACTACACTGCTTGCGTGAATAGCCTTCTCCATAAAAGTAACAAAACATCAGGCTTGTGAATCTGATGCTTTCGtacttaattttattataattagaTGTTTGCAGAAAAAACTTGTTGGCATTAGTCAGTGGAAAAAAATGAAGCTGCACTAGTAGATCCCGCTAGGATTTCAAAACAAGAGAATATTTATATGAAAAAGAAAGGGGCTAAAATTCCTACATAAATGATAAGCCTCGGTCTCCTGATACAGGGATTGTCAATACAGGCAAACCATCGGACTCTATTAGACCTATAATTTAAATGCTAGCTCAATGATGATCAGTTACATGCATCCAAGGAAATCAGGTTACAAAATAACAATCAAAATAACAAAACTAAACAACTAAGTATAGTGAGTATAGTGTTAAGTTACCGATTCTCCTAAAACTTCAAGGTATTAGGAGGAGCACTTACCAGGATCGTATATTACATTCTAACTACTACTAGTACTCCTCCTAATATAGAGAACCGACAAACGATGACAAAGCGATAACGATGAATGTGAATGGAACCAAAAATCTCAGCTACGGTCCAAAGCTAATGACCTCTCGATAGCAAGCAAAGCAAAACACGGACCAGCATATCTATCTCAAATTAATTCAAGGATATCTAATATATACGCTTATAGAAGGAACGCTAAAATGCTAAGTCCTAACAATTAAAACAAGATATGTAAAATCCATATACCATAATCACAAGATCAAAACCGTAAAAATTAGAACAAAACTAGAAATGAAGAAAACAAAAATGCTCCAAGGCCATGTTTATCTGAAGGAAATATAATCTCCCGACTATTAGCATATTTGCTCTGATTTTATATTAAATCCCACCTAGATGTTAGTTATCCAGGCCTACATTTTGATCAGATATATAGTGCATTTCCACGAGATTATATTACCAATTGAGGAAGTGGGATAAAATAATCCCACAATGAACTAGAAAGTGTTCAAAACTTGTTCTTTGGGATCATTTTAATGAACATAATTGATAAAATGAGTACAATCATAAATTATAAAGGAATTATGATCCTTGCACACAAACACAGCCCAGCACTctttttttgctaattaattacACACGCACACACATCATCAGTTGAGTCAAACTCTTGACCTCCCGCGAAGGAGCAAAGAGCTCAAGCACTGCACCAACCATTTGTTCGCTAACATAACCCAACACTTAGGCATTAGATTTTCAATAACTTAGAAAACAATCACAATAAAGAATATATCAGTTGAACAATAAAAGGATATACATTAAAGACCAATTGAACAGAATAGAAAAATAGTTGCATGAATAGAAAAATCAAATCTTCTTCATGTGGGTATTTGTTATAATAAATGATGTATCTAAGAGCAAAAGATTGTTACCTCTAGAGGGCTGTCTTGCAAAGATAATAGGTGTGGCAAAATATGTGTTTTAAATAAGAGTTTTAAGTGATGAAATGTGTATAAGGGTCTGGCTGTTGCATATAAAAACAGATGACTTT is a window from the Apium graveolens cultivar Ventura chromosome 1, ASM990537v1, whole genome shotgun sequence genome containing:
- the LOC141672031 gene encoding glutamate--glyoxylate aminotransferase 2 codes for the protein MAALDYETINENVKKAQYAVRGELYLRASELQNEGKKIIFTNVGNPHALGQKPLTFPRQVVALCQAPFLLDDPNVGLVFPADTIARAKHYLGLTSGGLGAYSDSRGLPGIRKEVAEFIEKRDGYPSDPELIFLTDGASKGVMQILQTIIRGQGDGILVPVPQYPLYSAAITLFGGSLVPYYLEETANWGLDIQNLRESVAESRARGITVRAMVIINPGNPTGQCLSVANLQEILRFCNQEKLVLLGDEVYQQNVYQDERPFISSRKVLMDMGQPISKQVQLVSFHTVSKGYWGECGQRGGYFEMTNIPPQTVDEIYKVASISLSPNVPGQIFMGVMVNPPKPGDISYDQFIRESKGILGSLRKRAQIMTDGFNSCRNVVCNFTEGAMYSFPQVRLPPKAIETAQKAGKVPDVFYCLKLLEATGISTVPGSGFGQKDGVFHLRTTILPAEEDMPAIMSSFKKFNDEFMEQYEDNRGYSRM
- the LOC141712053 gene encoding cyclin-dependent protein kinase inhibitor SMR6-like encodes the protein MGCSKKDEGVITESEAKKLVALTGITSRTPLKPIFTRQEIKKHEEEGEEEESLRSTTPKSEESRVLSKICPLAPMKRKTKPRCYYGAVREFFAAPPDFESLFIRRAEKA